DNA sequence from the Tachysurus fulvidraco isolate hzauxx_2018 chromosome 1, HZAU_PFXX_2.0, whole genome shotgun sequence genome:
ActtcattaaataattaatattgtgTACAATTGTAGGTGTTTCATTCAAACCCTTCCTGACAAAGGAAAGAAGATTACTGAGTTTGTGGAGAAAGTCCGCCATGCTCTAGCAAAtaaggaggaagaagagaagaagcgGGTCAGGTTGGCCTCTGTGCGAACAGAGTTTCAGTCCAGATACCAGCAGGCTTTCACTCAGCGCCAGCATGTCGTCTTCACCGATGCGCTTGCTGCTGGAACGAGgcttaaagagaaagagatgaacACAGAGCCATCACTCCTGGTGGAAGCTGCATGCAGAGCAGATGGTGAAAACAGCCTGGAGTCCCTCTGTGTAGAGAGCGCCGAGGTGAGAGAGACAACATCTGGAGACACAGCAACATCAGGCAAAGAAGACAGAGCTGAGGACACGGATCTCGCGTCGGCGTTTGAACGCGTTACTTTAACTGAGCAGAGCAACGTTCCTCCCAGAGACACTTCTAGAAATCCTTTCTTGGgcttgcagcagcagcagaagaagcCACATTACATGGAAGTACTGGAGAGATCAGACAAAAGTGTGACAAAACCTCGATTCAGACTCAATCAGTGAGTGCACTTTGTTTTCCTCTGATGTACATCTTGATATTTAATCCTGATATGAGGGTTTAAGTGTATAGATTTCCCGCTGTGACCGACCCACTTGGTTACTTATGTTCCTATCACAAACATCATGTGGTTATCTTACATgtcatataaatgttttattatagcTGGGCTGAAGAGTATTTATAAAGTTTGCTAGCTAGTCATggtaatatattacatatttttataaaaaaaaaaacggtttgAAGTACCTTTAGTTGTATAAGTATTAGCACCCTTTAAACAAGCCGCTATGCGGTATTATAACGTTATCCACCTAAATTAGCTTGCTAGCTAAACATCATACattggaatttttttattttttttttgctagtagGTGGTTGAGATATTATGATTTTGGTTTGTCCATGCACCTGTCTGAGACTTACTTTGTAGGACTTATCCACCAGATTAACTGAATAGATATTGGAATTGATCCATATGGGGTTAAGATCATAGTAAGGTCAATAGGTTTTCTTCAGTAGCTGCCTTTCTCTTTAAAGTGTACCGTATggtcaaaggtttgtggacagcTGACTATCACACACGTATGTAGTTTTCCCCCAGACTGTTGCCACAAGTTTGAAGCATGTGATTGCCTAGAATGTCTTTTGTATGTTGTAGTTTAAGATTttctttcactggaactaagaggcccaaacctgttccagcatgacagtgtATCTCAGATTGAGTGGAAGACCTtgagtcctgacctcaacccgTCTGAACACCTTTAAGATGACCTGGATCACTGATTGAACCCTGTACCTCCTCACCTACCCAACATCAGCACCTCATCTCACTTCTCAgagctcttgtagctgaatgaacacaaatccacagcTACGCTCCAATCCAGTGGAAACCCTTCCCAGAAGAAAGGAGCTTATTATAACCGTATAGCAAGGACTAAATTTATAATAAGGTCTTTATTAAGTGCATATGGGTTTGATTTGTCaggtgttcacatacttttgacaATGACAATGCAAAGTATATTTTACGATCTGGTAAATTCAGGTTTTTAATCAGTAGTAAGAAGGACTTGACATTGTGTCTTATGTGTATCAGACTGCCATTGAAGTCAGACTCTCCGTCTCCTGGTCAGTCCCCTGGCAGTGTCACCCCACTCAGCGCTGAGGCCCGGAGGCAGAAGGACAGGAAGCACATCGATGATGTCACATCCGCCAAGCTTCCTCCGCTGCACCACAGTCCTGCACAGTTACTCACACTAGAGGAGTCTGTCACCCTTCTGGAAGAGCAGACAGCAAAGTATCAGGTAAAACTGCTAAGTTTATCGTACATCATACAACCTCGCTCTTACCTAGCTCTTTATAAAGCTGTACAAACCTGTGCCTTTTTAACTCGATCATATCTGTGAGGGTTCGGAGTTGTCTGGGTTAAATGTTATGCTTTctgattatattgtgtattcGCTTTGCTTCTGAATATGATTATAGTactgtggtttaaaaaaacaacagtttatTTGAAGGATTCATACACTGGGCCGATGATATTAAAGATGTTTATAATTTGACGTTACATTAAAGACTGAAAAGACTTCACTGTGATGAAGGTAAAGGTGTTTGTAAAGGTGTGCTATTAGTACattatgtacagtgtgtatcgCTGGTCCCTTTAATAGCTGCACACTTGAACCGTCTTAGGTAATATATTCAGTGTCATCTTCCACATCACTTTAAATGACGTGTCTGACAAATTATTGAGAACACGTCTGTATTTCTATGTTTCTTCTTTCGCATCTTACAGGAACTCCAAGCCAAAATGGCCGCCCAGAAGCTGGCCGAGGGTTTGACTGTGAGTATGGACAGTTATAACCCTGATGGGGTCGCTCTGGCTGCACACAGAGAGgtgcatgatgatgatgatgatgagacaCTCTCAGAGGAAGACTGACCAAGGAGACTGATCCTGTGGCTAGAGACATGCAGAGCTGTAAGATCAGCTTCTTTAACAGCGTTGTCTCAGGTACTTCCTTGAGTTGGCTGTTGTTCCGCAGGTCAGACTGCAAGGAAGCCAGTTCTGAACACAGAAAATCTGCTACCGGAAATGAGCTTTAAATAAAGCGCTAGTAAAATCGTTCTCAAATCAGTGTCTGGTATGCTGTGCTGAGCgctaaatgtttttgtgttctttGATGTAACACCTAATTTAGTTCGACAGGGCTTTGTAACAACGTACACGAGTCGAGCCAGGTGTTCTACAGAAAGGACCATCCAGAAATGACAACGCTGGGAACAACGGAAATGAAAAGCACTATGACTTGACTTCAGAAATATGGAAACACATTATGCAACAATttattagggttttttttttttttattttttttttttgcaagaccTTTTTTTAGTGCGCagtcaaaaataaatcattttgacAGCTTACGTCTGTGATCTGATGTCAGTTTTTActgtcagtttaaaaaaaaaagcttaaaaaccTTCAATGTGGAAGCACTTATTGTTATGACATAACACATGTCATAACAATAAGTGCTTCCACATTGTTATGACATATGAGCACAACAACTGCTTGAAAGAAATTTCGTTTTTTTCTGGAATTGTTTTGTTAACCTTGACCCCACTTAGGTTTGATTAGAGTGGCGAGTCAGCCATCTTTAAAGTGTGCGATGTTATCAATACAGAAATCTCTGCCATGCCTTCCATGATTAATATATATGCAGTGTGAAATACTGAAGCTTGAAAAATTTGGCCTAATTACTGGAATACATCTGGAGTGCATTTAGCTCATGTTACAGCAGAGAGTGGCAGTGCATGATGGGATGGCAGCAGACAGACATGACATATGGCAAATACAATCCTCTTACTTAATGTGCAGATAAGAAACGCCAATAACCTCAAAGCCCTCCAGCTTTCATTCACAGTAAATCTCTCCAACTCTCTAAATGTCAGaggtacatttctttaaataagACTCAGTCTGGCGCGATGCTCTCTGATAACCTTTGCTGATTGCTGCCCCATGTGATGGTGGGAACCTGGCGCATCTGGCACTTCTGTGTTCATAACTGGGAGTATGATGAGCTCCAGAGTGGAGACATCTGATAATAAATATACCATACATGTCCAGGAAGGATCTTCTCACTGCTGGTGTTAATTAAAGCCCACCTTGCTTGGAGGCTGTTACCAATTACCAATTAAAGGTTGTTTGACATCGGCATTGTCCACGGTTACTCACGTATGTCGATTACGGCTGGCTCAGAACCGAGCATTGGATCTGAAGCCAGAACCTTTAAGCTGTACGTTTTGGCACTTGTTTGTGCAAGCAGGGAATTACACACCCATTCAGATTAATGAACCCCTCATGGGGTCTGCTAGTGATTTTCTCCAACAGCATGTCCGAGATCACGTCCATAGGGATTGTGAATAACCTCTGGGAGGCAAAGAGAGGGATAAAACAATAGTATATAATTTCTCTGAATGTCTTTCTAAAGACGTGCCAGCATGGCATTATATCAAGCATGCATGATGTATATATTGGCATCGACCTCCATCTGATTTAGCAAGGGAACAACTGCATTATTTTTGCAAGATTATGAACTCTGAGGTAATATTCCTTTCATTCACTAGTGatttagagttttttttgtcctttgtggTTTTCACAGCGTCTGAATTGTGGTACAATAATGCATCCCTGGGACGTTTCAGAGGCTTCCTGCAGATAGGGTTTCACTCTATCTCCCTGTCCCAATTAAAACCATCTCTTTCCCTCTGCCTTCCTCCATTTGGACATGATTTAATTAAATCTTTCAGGTTTCCCTGGCTTCTTTTATTAGGGTTTTGATTCATGTCTCGTCCATGCAGTATATACGTCAAagtctgtttaaaaatatttaagccTCACTGGGGATCTGCTTTCTCAGTAAACCTCAGGCGCGCTTTCATTAACTTTCCCTGACGTGGACGTGGCTGTTTTTAGGAGAAAGATGTTACAAGGCCTGCACTGCTAACAATCCTCCCGTAATCTGTACTCCTCAGAAACCAAGGCCAAGGACAGAGACACTCTAAATCAAACCGACTGCCCTTCACCACAGACAACATCTCCAACATTGTGTACTGTTTTGTCTAGAccatgtgtttgtaataataatgatgtacAAGATTCCAGCTAACAGGGTTTCTTATCGACCCATGATTCCTTACCGTCATGTACAACAGCTTTATTATGTCATTTTTATCACAAACACATTGTGTGTAAGTATATCAGGGACATCTGTAACAGATTTAAGAGGATACAGCTGAGCAGACACAACTATTAATGGTGTGGGATGCTTGTCGAGACcgttttaaatgttttgaggAGACACTGTAACCATTTTTGGAGTGCGATGCTCTATAATTGGCCATCAGATGTCATTATTTGGAGGCTGCTGAAATGGCAGCGGTTGCATTTGGCAAGCTGGCATGCTTGGCTGTTTTTGGGAAATGAGGTGCTTGGGAttactgtaaaaaaagaaaatgccaCTCTGTCCGTCTTTCAGCATCAGGCGCTCGCGAGCAGCATAGCTGTGTCTCGACATCTGCTCTTTCTTCAAGTCCGTGTAAAGAAAAAAGGTGTTTACTTTCAAATGAATAATGCCTTGCTGAAAAGAGAGCATTGGTTCTTCCTCTGTTCCTCAAACTGGTagaccccccccacacacacacattagacatTTCCTTTCAAAAAACACCTTTAAGATGCCATATGTTGcttgtaaaaacattttttaaacatttaagttttatcttttaataaatgtttaccaccatcattatcatcatgcCATCTATAAGCATATTCAATAATTCTGAAATATGGATCCCCAGGTCCATGGTACAACAGgcaaacaacacatttttatattgtgcGTAAAAGGTAAGAGAGAAAAGCAATGAAACAATCACATTATAATGACAAGTGAAGAACGACAACACACTGTGCTGTCTGAACATGACCTGCTCTAAGGCTACACTATTCACAGGTAAGGAGAAGAGTCCCATAGCTGAAGGCTTCGGGAGTAACAGCGAATAAGATTCATATTTTGAAAACTCAACAACCCTAGAATTATTGCTTACTGATATTAAAATTTTCTACATTGTCTGCTCAACATGGCTATAAAGAGTGATGATTTTGAGATATTTTATCCTTGCTGGCAGCTCAAACAAGTCTGGTCATTTTCTTCTGGTCAGTAACAACTCACAGAACTGTTGCTTTGTGatgggattttattttatttcaccatTCTGCGTAAACTCtaaagactgttgtgtgtgaaaattaaAGAACAGCATTTTCCAAAATACTCGAACCATCCCATCTGGCACACAACCATGCCATCTGCATGTGATCATGgttaaagtcactgagatcacatttttcttcattctgatgtttgatgtgaacatgaactaaagacctgcatctgcatgatttaatgcattgcactgctgccacatgattggctgattagataactgtatGAATATGTAGCTGTCCAGGACCTAATAATGTGGATAGTaagtgtataaatatacattatgcTTCATGTACTTTGCATATCACAAAGGCCAGTGTCATAATAAgcataaatgaatgttttttgttcagGCTGACACAGAGCCAATATCAGATAAACTATATATCTGATAATAGATGTCATGATTATGCaagtttcttttcattttagcaGTGGTGACGGGAAAATGTTTGCCTTAAGTCACTCGTGGATGCAATTTGGAAAACCACGCTGTAATCTTTTAAGGGTTATCAGAAGTTCTTTGTAAGTGCATACGGCTCtcttcaaaagtattggaacggctcgttctttttgtttttgctatacgTTGGAGACATTTGGTTTTGAGATCAGGAGACGCCTATGAGACAATTCAATTGGAATTCTATCATTTCATAACCGTCATTCGATCGCAAACACAAAAACTGTGTACAGCAAAAACCAAAGAATTTACCTCAATGTTCCAATACTTCTGATGGGGCTTGTGTATTActgttgttattgtgtattaatatCATTGCCGGTGAATCATATTCCACCCAAAGTCTGATCAAGTGTGTTGTGACTAGTATTTGAAGCACCCCTGTGTACTAATACTCATAATATCATTCCTTGTTTTtaactgtgtctgtttcttctACAAAGGTCTTTTATGTCGTTATAAGCCTTACTCAACCCCAGTAATATTGCTATATTTGTTTGTCTTCTGTATTGTACTGGATTCTGCCTTGTTTTAAGTTTGCTTTAATAAGTGTTTAACCAGTGTGTAGAGACAGGAGATGGCAGCAGTAGCTTGATTTTCATGCCTGAATGGAGACAGAATTAGAAAGCAAGGTGTGTTCAGGGTATGAGATGAGGGAGGATTAGTCTCTTCCTGGAGGCTTGAGGCTTTTAAATAAGACAAACATGACTACACAGACATGCATACATAACACTTTACTTTACTGAAGTTTGTCCGCATATCTCTAGTTGCAGGATGTTTTCAGTCAGATTTCGGTATATATTCTTACAGAGTTTACTTTTTGGTAAAATGATAAATCAAGGTTCAGTATAAACTTTTGGAATTGAGATCCAAGTGTCCAAGTGTATAAGCAAAtatgaataactgaataaatgtCTTTGGTATGATACTGAGCTCGGGATACTGTCTGTGGGGGTTTCTTTGTTGAGTCTGTGCCCACATGGGTTTTTGTCTGTGTT
Encoded proteins:
- the polr2m gene encoding protein GRINL1A encodes the protein MARQGLIGDLETKSTGQLCEILSRQEKLLKNKCFIQTLPDKGKKITEFVEKVRHALANKEEEEKKRVRLASVRTEFQSRYQQAFTQRQHVVFTDALAAGTRLKEKEMNTEPSLLVEAACRADGENSLESLCVESAEVRETTSGDTATSGKEDRAEDTDLASAFERVTLTEQSNVPPRDTSRNPFLGLQQQQKKPHYMEVLERSDKSVTKPRFRLNQLPLKSDSPSPGQSPGSVTPLSAEARRQKDRKHIDDVTSAKLPPLHHSPAQLLTLEESVTLLEEQTAKYQELQAKMAAQKLAEGLTVSMDSYNPDGVALAAHREVHDDDDDETLSEED